Proteins found in one Nocardia brasiliensis ATCC 700358 genomic segment:
- a CDS encoding aldehyde dehydrogenase family protein, whose protein sequence is MITTIDPATGNPLEAYAFTPDHQLSTLLNRAVTAARRAADEPVADRADRLRLLAARLRADAPMLAALITTEMGKPITQAAAELEKCAATCDYYADRVADLLRPQAVDVFPESGQIRVRPLGVLLAIMPWNYPFWQVFRSMLPALAIGNTVLLKHADNVTGCAVAVQRLFDEVCGTGVLTSVMLPPDRIGPLIDDARIAAVAFTGSNRVGAIVGARAGAAVKKVVLELGGSDPFIVLSDADIAAAAAAAVRSRFLNVGQSCIAAKRIIVEQRVFPDFTDAMVAELDQLVVGDPMLPGIDIGPMARADLRDELRRQLTATLAAGGTVLTGGAADSGPGAWFPPTIVTVPDTYAVAFQEETFGPLGAVLPVASAAAALTAANASAYGLSCSIWGEDLGRVQQLADRVAAGSVFVNRISESDPRLPVGGVKASGHGRELSSYGATEFANIQAVRTASSARSSR, encoded by the coding sequence ATGATCACCACGATCGACCCGGCCACCGGAAACCCGCTCGAGGCTTACGCTTTCACCCCCGACCATCAGCTGTCCACCCTGCTGAACCGGGCCGTCACGGCCGCGCGCCGGGCCGCCGACGAGCCGGTCGCGGACCGGGCCGACCGGCTGCGCCTGCTGGCCGCCCGCCTGCGCGCCGACGCGCCGATGCTGGCGGCGTTGATCACCACCGAGATGGGCAAACCCATCACCCAGGCCGCGGCGGAACTCGAGAAGTGCGCCGCCACTTGCGATTACTATGCCGACCGGGTCGCCGACCTGCTGCGGCCGCAAGCGGTCGACGTGTTCCCGGAGAGTGGGCAGATCCGCGTCCGGCCGCTGGGCGTGCTGCTCGCGATCATGCCGTGGAACTACCCGTTCTGGCAGGTGTTCCGGTCGATGCTGCCCGCCCTCGCGATCGGGAACACGGTGCTGCTCAAGCACGCCGACAATGTCACCGGCTGCGCCGTCGCCGTGCAGCGGCTGTTCGACGAGGTGTGCGGCACCGGCGTGCTGACCAGTGTGATGCTGCCGCCGGACCGGATCGGCCCGCTCATCGACGACGCCCGCATCGCCGCCGTCGCGTTCACCGGCAGCAACCGGGTCGGCGCGATCGTCGGTGCGCGCGCGGGCGCGGCGGTGAAGAAGGTCGTGCTGGAACTCGGCGGCTCCGATCCGTTCATCGTGCTGTCCGACGCCGATATCGCGGCCGCCGCGGCCGCGGCGGTGCGCTCCCGGTTCCTCAACGTCGGGCAGAGCTGCATCGCCGCGAAACGAATCATCGTCGAACAGCGTGTTTTTCCCGATTTCACCGACGCCATGGTGGCCGAGCTGGACCAGCTCGTCGTCGGCGACCCGATGCTGCCCGGCATCGATATCGGGCCGATGGCGCGAGCCGACCTGCGCGACGAGCTGCGCAGGCAGCTGACCGCGACGCTGGCCGCGGGCGGCACGGTATTGACCGGCGGCGCTGCCGATTCCGGGCCGGGCGCCTGGTTCCCGCCGACGATCGTGACCGTGCCGGACACGTATGCCGTTGCCTTCCAAGAGGAAACCTTCGGCCCGCTCGGCGCGGTGCTGCCGGTCGCTTCGGCGGCCGCGGCCCTCACGGCCGCCAATGCGTCCGCCTACGGCCTGAGCTGTTCGATCTGGGGCGAAGACCTCGGGCGGGTACAGCAACTCGCGGACCGGGTCGCGGCGGGTTCCGTCTTCGTCAACCGCATCTCCGAATCCGACCCGCGCCTGCCCGTCGGCGGGGTCAAGGCCAGCGGGCACGGCCGGGAGCTGAGCAGCTACGGCGCCACCGAATTCGCCAACATCCAGGCGGTACGCACCGCCTCTTCCGCGAGGAGCAGTCGATGA
- a CDS encoding bifunctional 5,10-methylenetetrahydrofolate dehydrogenase/5,10-methenyltetrahydrofolate cyclohydrolase, translating into MDTVSLTGKELAAALNADTKQRAAAHAESGAAPRLALIVANDDPASAWYVNSLRKAAERLGIACDTVDLGADASAETIRAELAARSADPATDGIMLQTPLPAGIALEDVSSAIAAPKDVDGVSPLSLGLLASGLEGFVAATSESVVELLKHHQVPLAGKHVAVVGRSNIVGKPLAQLLLAENATVTVCHSKTTDLPAVTSTADIVVAAAGRIGLVTGKHIREGAVVVDVGTNEAADGGIVGDVDAESVRGKAAALTPVPGGIGPVTTALLMRHVVVAAERARR; encoded by the coding sequence GTGGATACCGTTTCGCTGACCGGCAAGGAACTCGCCGCCGCCCTCAACGCCGACACCAAGCAGCGCGCCGCCGCGCACGCCGAGTCCGGTGCCGCACCGCGCCTGGCGCTGATCGTGGCGAACGACGACCCGGCCAGCGCCTGGTACGTCAACTCGCTGCGCAAGGCCGCCGAGCGGCTCGGAATCGCTTGCGATACTGTCGATCTCGGTGCCGATGCGAGTGCGGAGACGATCCGCGCGGAACTCGCGGCGCGCAGCGCGGATCCTGCGACCGACGGGATCATGCTGCAGACGCCGCTGCCCGCGGGCATCGCGCTGGAGGACGTGAGTTCCGCGATCGCCGCGCCGAAGGATGTCGACGGGGTGAGCCCGCTCTCGCTCGGCCTGCTCGCCTCCGGGCTCGAGGGTTTCGTCGCCGCGACCTCCGAGTCGGTCGTCGAATTGCTGAAGCACCATCAGGTCCCGCTCGCCGGTAAGCATGTCGCGGTCGTCGGCCGCTCCAATATCGTCGGCAAGCCGCTGGCCCAGCTGCTGCTCGCGGAGAACGCCACGGTCACCGTCTGCCATTCGAAGACCACCGATCTGCCCGCCGTCACCTCGACCGCCGATATCGTCGTCGCCGCCGCGGGCCGGATCGGCCTGGTCACCGGCAAGCACATCCGCGAGGGTGCGGTGGTGGTCGACGTCGGCACCAACGAGGCCGCCGACGGCGGCATCGTCGGCGATGTCGACGCGGAATCGGTGCGCGGCAAGGCTGCCGCCCTCACCCCGGTCCCCGGTGGCATCGGCCCGGTGACCACCGCCCTGCTGATGCGGCACGTCGTCGTCGCGGCGGAGCGCGCCCGCCGCTGA
- a CDS encoding Sulfopyruvate decarboxylase subunit alpha — protein MNSNSYAASVARGIWAAEVDLVGYVPSVSVAPVINALVETSGGAAGRSERVFPLSREEEAAGVLGALPLTGKLGAIVMQDNGFGNALTALTTFNLAYHLPLLIVANTRGGLGEYNSMIHTFSQHVPGVLARFGLPFFEVDRRSTASDWEQVVTEAGVHARMTFRPVVVLAHFWATDGKAA, from the coding sequence GTGAATTCCAACTCTTATGCGGCGTCGGTCGCCAGAGGTATCTGGGCGGCGGAGGTGGATCTGGTCGGGTACGTGCCGTCGGTGAGCGTGGCGCCCGTCATCAATGCGCTGGTGGAGACCAGCGGGGGTGCGGCGGGCCGGTCCGAGCGGGTCTTTCCGCTGTCCAGGGAGGAGGAGGCGGCGGGCGTGCTCGGCGCACTGCCGCTCACCGGCAAGCTCGGCGCGATCGTCATGCAGGACAACGGCTTCGGTAACGCGCTGACCGCGCTGACCACCTTCAACCTGGCCTACCACCTGCCGCTGCTGATCGTCGCGAACACGCGCGGCGGCCTCGGCGAATACAACTCGATGATCCACACCTTCAGCCAGCACGTTCCCGGCGTGCTCGCGCGTTTCGGGCTCCCGTTCTTCGAAGTGGACCGGCGCAGTACGGCTTCGGATTGGGAACAGGTGGTAACCGAGGCGGGCGTACACGCGCGCATGACATTTCGGCCGGTGGTGGTGCTCGCCCACTTCTGGGCGACCGACGGAAAGGCCGCGTGA
- a CDS encoding thiamine pyrophosphate-dependent enzyme, protein MQRIDALRLLAAQTADLPVVVTCAASSRELAAVADRPNHLYLLDAMGLAGSVATGIALGLADTGVPKVVTVEGDGSLLMNPNVLATGGFLRPSKLVLVLLDNGVYGATANLPTYGSRIDLGELATAAGWTVLRAADPEQLSARLAESLTLDGPVFLHVRIAVGNATGVPKLLENPVVLGRRFQDWLAARVTEAAR, encoded by the coding sequence ATGCAACGCATCGACGCCCTGCGACTGCTCGCCGCGCAAACCGCCGACCTGCCCGTCGTCGTGACCTGCGCCGCCTCCAGCCGGGAACTGGCCGCGGTCGCCGACCGTCCGAACCACCTGTATCTGCTCGATGCGATGGGCCTGGCCGGTTCGGTGGCCACCGGGATCGCCCTGGGTCTCGCCGATACCGGGGTGCCGAAGGTAGTGACCGTCGAGGGTGACGGTTCCCTGCTGATGAACCCGAATGTGCTTGCCACGGGCGGGTTCCTGCGCCCCTCGAAGCTGGTGCTGGTGCTGCTGGACAACGGCGTCTACGGCGCGACCGCGAACCTGCCGACCTACGGTTCGCGCATCGACCTGGGGGAGTTGGCGACCGCGGCGGGCTGGACCGTGCTGCGGGCCGCCGATCCCGAACAGCTGTCGGCCCGGCTCGCCGAATCGCTGACCCTGGACGGCCCGGTGTTCCTGCATGTGCGCATCGCGGTGGGCAACGCGACCGGTGTGCCGAAGCTGCTGGAGAATCCGGTGGTGCTCGGCCGCCGGTTCCAGGACTGGCTGGCGGCCCGGGTGACCGAGGCGGCCCGATGA
- a CDS encoding GntR family transcriptional regulator, with product MSEDAVDSKSEQIAAEIRDAIRQGRLERGVLYSSRELGERFGASRTPVREALLKLADLGLVKIERNRGARILGQDGRGIVDLCSLRVLLEPPACRSAAAVMTSRDDEAMLAEYRIMERTADGGAEYFAADERLHELILEASGNRRLAKFVAELRQTLALDGRHSVPRYQTVDTALKDHWDIIDALRKRDGVAAERAMRKHLVRSGDLLVAHSSADNRGLVGEWRRWVSVSVPEGDQVTY from the coding sequence TTGTCGGAGGATGCGGTAGACAGCAAGTCCGAGCAGATCGCGGCCGAGATCCGGGACGCGATCCGGCAGGGGCGGCTCGAGCGTGGCGTGCTGTATTCGTCGCGTGAACTGGGCGAACGGTTCGGGGCGTCGCGGACGCCGGTGCGCGAGGCGCTGTTGAAGCTGGCCGATCTGGGTCTGGTCAAGATCGAACGCAATCGGGGCGCGCGCATACTCGGCCAGGACGGGCGCGGCATCGTCGACCTGTGCAGCCTGCGCGTGCTGCTGGAGCCGCCGGCCTGTCGCAGCGCCGCGGCGGTGATGACCAGCCGCGACGACGAGGCGATGCTGGCCGAATACCGGATCATGGAACGCACCGCCGACGGCGGCGCCGAATACTTCGCCGCCGACGAACGCCTGCACGAACTGATCCTGGAGGCCAGCGGCAATCGCCGGCTGGCCAAGTTCGTCGCCGAACTGCGCCAGACGCTCGCCCTGGACGGCAGGCACAGCGTGCCGCGGTATCAGACCGTGGACACGGCCCTGAAGGACCACTGGGACATCATCGACGCCCTGCGCAAACGCGACGGCGTCGCGGCCGAACGCGCGATGCGCAAGCATCTGGTCCGCTCCGGCGACCTGCTCGTCGCGCACAGCAGCGCCGACAATCGCGGCCTGGTCGGCGAATGGCGCCGCTGGGTCTCGGTCTCGGTCCCCGAAGGCGACCAAGTCACCTACTGA
- a CDS encoding MFS transporter, which yields MDVLQANTIRKITRRIVPLLVIGYIVSYIDRINVSFAKFGMEETFGMSATQYGFVAGIFFVGYVLAEVPSNIIMTKVGARIWLSRILVTWGIIATLTAFAVNVEMVYLLRFLLGVAEAGFFPGIIVYLTRWYPNAERTKVISTVMVAIPVASVLGSPLNGWILDTFDGALGLDGWRWVFIVGGIPAVLLGVVFFFGLTETPAQAKWLSDAERAWLTETLAAENAERAQTAPAGHLAALRNKRVLALCLAYFLLLCGAYPLAYWMPTVVKEVGHGLSSTQIGWLSAVPFLLAAIGMYVTGRLVRDERSSKPVLVALAISVVAFTVTAFALGSPLLAFTAITVATMAAQTAKPLFWAVPTAYLAGVGAASGIALINSLGNAAGFVSPYAFGWIKDASGGHTSFAIAVMILANVGALGVVGAIAVRSKARRASKVPSA from the coding sequence ATGGATGTGCTGCAGGCGAATACGATCCGGAAGATCACCCGCCGGATCGTGCCGCTGCTGGTGATCGGCTACATCGTGAGCTACATCGACCGGATCAATGTCAGCTTCGCGAAGTTCGGGATGGAAGAGACGTTCGGGATGAGCGCGACCCAGTACGGGTTCGTCGCGGGCATCTTCTTCGTCGGCTACGTGCTCGCCGAGGTACCGAGCAACATCATCATGACCAAGGTCGGCGCGCGGATCTGGCTCAGCCGGATCCTGGTGACCTGGGGCATCATCGCGACCCTGACCGCGTTCGCGGTCAACGTGGAGATGGTCTACCTGCTGCGCTTCCTGCTCGGCGTGGCCGAGGCGGGCTTCTTCCCCGGCATCATCGTGTATCTCACCCGCTGGTATCCGAATGCCGAACGCACCAAAGTGATTTCGACCGTCATGGTGGCGATCCCGGTGGCCAGCGTGCTCGGCAGCCCGCTCAACGGCTGGATTCTCGACACCTTCGACGGCGCACTGGGATTGGACGGCTGGCGCTGGGTGTTCATCGTCGGCGGCATCCCGGCGGTGCTGCTCGGCGTCGTGTTCTTCTTCGGGCTCACCGAGACGCCCGCGCAGGCGAAATGGCTCAGCGACGCCGAACGGGCTTGGCTCACCGAGACATTGGCGGCCGAGAACGCCGAACGCGCGCAGACCGCTCCCGCCGGGCATCTCGCCGCACTGCGGAACAAGCGCGTCCTCGCGCTGTGTCTGGCCTACTTCCTGCTGCTGTGCGGTGCGTACCCGCTGGCGTACTGGATGCCGACGGTGGTCAAGGAGGTCGGGCACGGCCTGAGCAGCACGCAGATCGGCTGGCTGTCGGCGGTGCCGTTCCTGCTCGCCGCGATCGGGATGTATGTGACCGGGCGGTTGGTGCGCGACGAACGGTCCTCGAAACCGGTGCTGGTCGCCCTGGCGATCTCGGTGGTCGCGTTCACCGTGACGGCGTTCGCGCTCGGCTCGCCGCTGCTCGCGTTCACCGCGATCACCGTGGCCACCATGGCGGCGCAGACGGCGAAGCCGCTGTTCTGGGCGGTGCCGACGGCGTATCTGGCCGGGGTCGGCGCGGCCAGCGGTATCGCGCTGATCAATTCGCTCGGCAACGCGGCCGGGTTCGTCAGTCCGTACGCGTTCGGCTGGATCAAGGACGCGTCCGGCGGGCACACCAGTTTCGCGATCGCGGTGATGATCCTGGCCAACGTGGGCGCGCTGGGCGTGGTCGGCGCGATCGCGGTGCGGTCGAAGGCGCGTCGCGCCTCGAAGGTGCCGAGCGCCTGA